GTTCTTCTGCATGTTGGCGAGGAAGTGGTCGTTGGTGTCCTGCAACGCCGCCTGCTCGCCGTCCAGCACGTAGCCGTCCGCGCCGATGGTGGGCGCGAGGGAGGCGAAGATCGACCCCACCGCCGGCTTGCAGATCTCGCAGCCGTCGCCGCCGCGCGCCTCCGGGCGGCCGTGGTTGTCCAGCACCTCCTGGTAGGAGTTGAGGCGCAGCGCCAGCACGATCTCGTACAGCTCCTGGCGGGTCTGCGAGAAGCAGCCGCACAGCCCGGTGTCGACGGTCACGCCGTTGGCGGCCAGCTCGTCGTTGACCAGCAGGCCCAGCGTCTTCACGCAACTGCCGCAGCCCGTGCCGGCCTTGGTGCACTTCTTGACCTCGGGGACGGTGGTGCAGGCGTGGTCGTTGACCGCTCCCCGGATGACGCCCTTGCTGACGTTGTGGCAGCTGCAGATGATCGCCTCGTCGGGCAACGCGGACGGGCCGATCGCGGTGGCCGGCGCCAGCCCGGCCGGCAGCACCAGCTGCTCGGGCGCGGCCGGCGGCACGCTGCCGGTCAGCGGGCGCAGCAGCCCGTAGGAGTCGGCGTCGCCGACCAGCACGCCGCCGAGCAGCGTGCCGTCCCGGCCGATCACCAGCTTCTTGTAGACGCCGGAGCGCGAGTCCGAGTAGACGACGTCCAGGCAGCCCTCGGCCCGGCCGTGCGGGTCGCCGAACGACGCCACGTCCACGCCGAGCAGCTTCAGCTTGGTGGAGGTGTCCGCGCCGGCGAACGTCCTGGCCTCGGCCGTCCGCGCCGCGCCGTCCGCGATGGCCCCGGCGGCGGCCACGGCCATCTCGTAGCCCGGCGCGACCAGTCCGTACACCACGCCGTCCACGGCCCGCGCGCACTCGCCGATCGCGAACACCGCCGGGTCGGACGCCGTCCGGCAGAGCTCGTCCACCACGACGCCGCCGCGCTCCCCGACCTCCAGGCCCGCCGCCCTGGCGAGCTCGTCCCGGGGGCGCACGCCGGCCGAGAAGACCACCAGGTCGGTGGCGACGGTCGAGCCGTCCGACAGGACCATGCCGGTCACCGCGCCGTCCCCGTCGGCGTTGATCTCCTGCCCGCCGACGCCGGTGTGGACGATCAGCCCCATGTCCTCGACCGTGCGGCGCAGCGCGGCGCCGCCGCCCTCGTCCACCTGGATCGACATCAGGCGCGGGTTGAACTCCACGATGTGCGTCTCCAGGCCGAGGCCCTTGAGCGCGCCGGCCGCCTCCAGGCCGAGCAGCCCGCCGCCGACGACCAGCCCGGCGCGGCAGTTCTTCGCGTACTCCTCGATCGCGAGCACGTCCTCGATCGTCCGGTAGACGAAGCAGCCGGCGCTGTCCTTGCCGGGCACCGGCGGCACGAACGGGTAGGAGCCGGTGGCCAGGACGAGCGCGTCGTAGCGGAACGTCCGGCCGCTGCGGGCGGTCACCGTCCGCGCCTCGCGATCGACGGCGGTGGCCGGGTCGTCCGTGTGCAGCTCGATGCCGTGCTGCTCCATGAACCCCTCGGGGACCATGGACAGTTCGTCCGGCGAGCTGCCGGAGAAGTAGGACGTGAGGTGCACTCGGTCATAGGCGGCGCGCGGCTCCTCGCACAGCACGACGACGCGGGCCCGCTGGGTGACGCCCCGGTCCGCGAGCTCCTCCAGGAAGCGCTGGCCGACCATCCCGTGCCCGATCAGGACGATCGTCTCGGGGGCGTTCTCGGTGGCGGTGGACATGGGTCAGTACCCTCCGTCGTGGGTGAGCAGGTGGAGCAGGGGAGTGGCGGGAAGCGGCTCATCGCCTTCCCAGGTGCGGGCGAGCGTCCCGACGCTGCCCAGGTCGCCGACGAGGATGCCGCCCAGCAACCGGTCGCCGCGGACGACGATCTTGCGGTAGGCACCGCGCGTGGCGTCCGCGAGGTGCACGACATCGTCGCCGGGCGACGGCGTCGTCTCGCCGAACGCGGCCAGGTCCAGCGGCCCGTCGGGCAGCGTCAGCCTGACGAGCGAGCGCGTCCCGGCGTAACCGGCCGCGTTCTCACCGCCGTTCAGCACCCCGGCCAGCACGTCGGCCTGTTCCTGCGCGGCGCCGGCGAGCCCGTACAGCACGCCGTCGTGCTCGGCACAGTCCCCGATCGCGTACACGTCGGGGTCGGAGGTCCGCAGCCGGTCGTCGACGGCGATTCCGCCCCGGGCGCCGAGCGCCAGCCCGGCCTCCCGGGCCAGGCCGGTGCGCGGCCGGACGCCGCAGGCCAGCACGACGAGGTCGGCGGCCAGCTCGTAGCCGTCCGCGAGTTCGACGCCCCGCACCCGGCCGGCCTCGGTCCGCAGACCGCGCACCCGGCACTCGGTGTGTACCTCCACGCCCGACGCGCCCAGATGCGCCCGCAGCAACCGGCCCGCGCCGACGTCGAGATGACGATCCATCAGGTGCTCGCCCTGCTGCGCGACAACGACTCCGGCGCCGCGCGCGGCCAGCGCGCGGGCCGCCGAGACGCCCAGCAGCCCGCCCCCGATCACCACGGCGCTCGATCCCTCGCCGACCGCCTCGCGCAGCGCCAGGCAGTCGTCCAGGGTACGGAAGGCGTGCACGCCGTCGGGCAGGCCCGCGACCAGGCCGCGCAGCGGGGGCAGTACCGGGCTCGATCCAGTGGCGAGCACCAGCACGTCGTACGGCGTGGCGGAGCCGTCCTCGCACTCGACCTGCCGCGCGACGCGGTCGACCCGCGCCACCCGCACCCCGCCGCGCCAGGTGACGGCGTCGGTCGGGCGCGGCAGCGCGATGACCTCGGCTGGATACCGGCCCGCCAGCACATCGGCCAGCAGCACCCGGTTGTAGGGTGCGTGCGGCTCCTCCGCCAGCACGGTGATCACGGTGTCCCCAGCCGTGCCGAGCTGCTGCGCGAGCCGGGCGCCGGCCATGCCGCCGCCCACGATCACCACACGCTTTTTCGAACTCATGCACCCGAGAGTGCGGGGACGCTGTTACCCGTCCGCATCACATCCGTTTCTCATAGGCAACGCTGCCCTCAGCTCGGCCACCCATGGGCTGTGAGCCCGCTACGCTGCCGCCGTGCGGCACCTGACCTTCATCGTCGGCACCGGGCGCAGCGGATCGACGCTGCTGTCCCGCATCCTCAACCTTCACCCCGGCATCCTCAGTCTGAACGAGCTGTTCGCCTCGCTCCAGGAGCCGGACCGGGCCCTGCCCGCCGAGCCGGTCACCGGCGACGCCTTCTGGCGGATCCTCTCCGACGTCAACCCGGTCTTCGACGCCCTGATCCGCGCCGGAGTACCGCTCCCGGAGTTCCTCCGCCCGCGCCCGGCCGCGCCGGCCCTGTGCCTGATGGCCCTGCCGCACCTGACCAACGAGCCCGACAGCGTACTGGACGACCTGGCCCGGGAGATCACCCGCTGGCCGCGCCGCCCGGCGCCCGCACACTACCGCGCCTTCTTCGACCTGCTGTCCGCGCGGTTCGGCCGCGGCGACGCGGTCGTGGAACGGTCGGGCTACTCGCTGCACTGGATCCCGCGGCTGCGCGCCGCCTTCCCGACGGCCCGCTTCGTCCACCTCTACCGGAACGGTCCCGACTGCGCGCTGTCGATGAGCCGCCACGTCGGGTACCGCGTGATCTCCCTGCTGCGCGACCCGCCCGCCGATCTCACCGTCCCGTTCGACCCGGCCGCGGCCGTCGCCCGTGACCTCCCGGTGACGCGCTTCGGCGCGCTGTGGTCCGAGCTGATCACCGAGGGCGTCGCCCATCTCGACGCCGTCCCGCCCGGGCTGCGGACGACCATGGCGTACGAGGACCTGCTCGCCGCGCCCGACCGCGAGCTGAGCCGGCTGGCCGCCTTCGCGGGCGCGACCTCCCACGCGAGCTGGCTGACGGCGGCCGGCTCCCTCCTGGACCCCACCCGGCAGGGCGCTTCCCGGCACCTGGCGCCGGACGCACTGGCACACCTACGGGCGAGCTGCGCCCCGGGCACCCGTGCCCTCGCTCGCGCCCGTTGACCCGCAAGGATGGCAGGTATGACACCTATGACCGAGGTGCGCATCGCCCACACCGCAGACCTGGACGCGCCGGCGCTCGACGCCGCCCGCGCCCTGCTCGACGAGGCTTTCGAAGGAGATCTTTCCGATCACGATTGGGAACACGCGCTCGGCGGCATGCACGCGCTGCTGTGGGAGGGCGCGGAGCTGATAGGTCACGCGTCGGTGGTGCAACGCCGCCTGCTGCACGCGGGCCGCGCGCTGCGGGCCGGATACGTGGAAGGGGTGGCCGTGCGGGAGGACCGCCGCCGGCGGGGGCACGGCGCCTCGCTGATGTCGGCGCTGGAAAAGGTGATACGCGGCGCCTACGACCTGGGCGCGCTGTCGTCGTCCGACGAGGCGCTGCCGTTCTACGCGGTCCGGGGCTGGCGCCTGTGGGAGGGCCCGACCTTCGCGCTGACGCCGCTGGGCATCGCGCGGACGGAGGAGGACGACCGCGGGGTGTACGTCCTGCCGGTGGCGGCGCGGCTGAAGGTGGCGGGGGAACTGGTGTGCGACTGGCGGGACGGCGACGTCTGGTGATCCGGCGGGGCGGGCCACGGGGCATGGCCTCGTGACCCACCCGCCGGCGGACGTCTCCGCTTCAGGGGAGCGTCTTCATCGGATCGGTCGGAGTGGTCGGTTGGGTCCGGAGCTTGGCAGGTCCCGTTGCAGGAGCAGTGTGTCCAGCCAGCGCCCGTGCTTGTGGCCGACGGCCGTCAGTCGGCCCGCGTCCCGGAAGCCGAACTTCCGGTGCAGCGCGGGCGAGGCGTCGTTGTCCGCGTCGGCGATCACCGCGATGAGCTGGCGGACCCCGGCCTCGGCGCAGCGCGCGAGGAGCGCTTCGAGCAGCGCGCGACCGAGGCCCCGGCCGGTGTGGTCGGGGGAGAGATAGATGCTGTCCTCGGCGGTGTGCCGGTAGGCGGGCTGCGCCCGCCAGGGACCGGCGTAGGCGAAGCCCGCCACCTGTCCGTTCACCTCGGCGACGAGGAACGGCAGGCTCCGCTCGGCCAGTTCGGCCAGCTTGCGGCCCCAGTCGTCGGGGGTGGGCGGGGTCTCCGTGAAGGTGATCACGGTCTGGGTCACATAGTGGGCGAAGATCTCCGCGACGGCGCCGAGGTGGGCGGCGGTCGCCGGGCGGATCTCCGGGGCGTCGCTGTGGTCGGGCATGCGCACATCCTAGGGAGCCCCGTCGTTCGGGCCCCCGCCCGCCAGGCCCGCCACACCCCACACCCGTGTCAGGCGTGCCACACGCCGGTCGCCGCCGTCCGCCGGGTGTAGGCGCTGAAGTCCCGGGGCGGGCGGCCCTGTCGGGCATGCGCACATCCTAGGGAGCCCCGTCGTTCGGGCCCCCGCCCGCCAGGCCCGCCACACCCCACACCCGTGTCAGGCGTGCCATACCCCGGTCGCCGCCGTCCGCCGGGCGTAGGCGCTGAAGTCCAGGGGCGGGCGGCCCAGGACCGTCTCCACATCGGTCGTCGGGTGGGCGTTCCGGCCATCGAGCACGGCCGTGAACAGGGCGGTGAGCATCTCGGCGACCTCGGGCGGGAGGCCTCCCTGGGTCAGGGACGCCGCGTACGCGCCCGGGGACACTGCGCGGAAGCGGATCTCGCGGCCGGCCGCTTCGCTCATCTCGGCCGCCGCCTCCTCGAACGTCAGCGCGCGGGCCGTCGTCAGCTCGTAGACGCGCCCCGCGTGCCGCGGGTCCGTCAGGGCCGCGACCGCCACGTCCGCGATGTCCTCCGTGTCGATGAACGGCTCCCGCACGCCGGGGACCGCGGGCAGGGCCAGGTCACCGGCCAGGACCGCGTCGAGCAGGAACTCCTCGCTGAAGTTCTGGCTGAACCAACTCGCCCGCAGCACCGTCCACTCGGCGCCCGACTCGGCCACCGCCCGCTCGGCGTCCACCGCGCTGGCCATACCCCGGCCGGACAGCAGCACCAGCCGCCGCACGCCCCGCGAGACCGCCAGCTTCGCGAACGCGCCGATCGCGTCCGCCGCGTCGGGAGCCGTGATGTCCGGGTAGTAACTGAGATACGCCGCCTCGCGGTTCGCCAGCGCCGGGGCCCACGTCGAGCGGTCGACCCAGTCGAACGGCGGGGTGCCGGCGCGGGAGCCGATCCGGGCGCCGGGGAGACGGGCGGCCACCCGGCGCCCGGTCTTGCCGGTGCCGCCGGTGATCAGGACGGTGTCCGCGATGTTCGCGATGTTCGCGATGTTCGCGATGTTCGTGATGTCCGCGATATCCGCAGGGCCCGCGGAGTCGCTGAAGTTCGTTGTCATGCCACCAGTTCAGCCGAGGACCGGTCGGCGGGACATCGTTGGGAGGCTCACCGGCATGCGCGTGCGTCTACGCTGATCGGCGTGGACGCACTGACCAGCCTGCTGGACGGCCCCCGCGCCCGGGGGGCCTTCCTGATGCGCGTCGTCCTCACCCCGCCGTGGGCCGTCGAGGTGCGGGACGAGGCGCCGTTGACGCTGGTGTGCGCCGCCCGGGGCGGCGCGGTGATCGCCCGCGGCGGCGGCGAGACATGGCTGGCGGCGGGCGATGTCGCGGTCATCCGCGGGCCGGAGCCCTACGTCGTCGGCGACGACCCCGCCACCGAGCCGCAGGCGCAGATCCGGCCGGGCGGGTGCAGCGTCGGGCGCGACGGCACCGACCTGTGCGAGGCGTTCGATCTCGGGGTGCGGACCTGGGGCACGGCCCCGGACGGGCCGACCGAGCTGCTCATCGGCACCTACCAGCTCCACCGGGAGGTCAGCGGGCGGCTGCTGCGCGCGCTGCCGCCCGTGCTCCTGCTGCGCGCGGGCGAGTGGCACAGTCCGCTGCTGACGCTGCTCGGCGCCGAGATGATCCGGGACGAGCCGGGGCAGGAGGTCGTTCTCGACCGGGTGCTGGACCTGCTGCTGATCTCCGTGCTGCGCGCCTGGTTCGCCCGGCCGGAGGCCGCCGCCCCGGCCTGGTACCGGGCGCACGGCGACCCGGTGGTGGGCCGGGCGCTGCGGCTGATCCACGACCACCCGGCGCACTCGTGGACCGTTTCCTCGCTGGCCGCCAAGGCGGGCGTGTCCCGGGCCGCGTTGGCCCGGCGCTTCACCGGGCTGGTCGGGGAGCCGCCGATGACGTATCTGACCGGGCTGCGGCTGGAGATGGCCGCCGAGCTGCTGCGCGAGCCGCACGCCACGGTCGAGGCGGTGGCCCGCCGGGTCGGGTACGGCAGTCCGTTCGCGCTGAGCACCGCGTTCAAGCGGGAGCGTGGCGTCAGCCCCAGCGAGTACCGCGACCGGGCGGGCGCGGAGGCGTC
Above is a window of Streptomyces sp. NBC_01803 DNA encoding:
- a CDS encoding NmrA family NAD(P)-binding protein codes for the protein MTTNFSDSAGPADIADITNIANIANIANIADTVLITGGTGKTGRRVAARLPGARIGSRAGTPPFDWVDRSTWAPALANREAAYLSYYPDITAPDAADAIGAFAKLAVSRGVRRLVLLSGRGMASAVDAERAVAESGAEWTVLRASWFSQNFSEEFLLDAVLAGDLALPAVPGVREPFIDTEDIADVAVAALTDPRHAGRVYELTTARALTFEEAAAEMSEAAGREIRFRAVSPGAYAASLTQGGLPPEVAEMLTALFTAVLDGRNAHPTTDVETVLGRPPLDFSAYARRTAATGVWHA
- a CDS encoding GNAT family N-acetyltransferase, yielding MTPMTEVRIAHTADLDAPALDAARALLDEAFEGDLSDHDWEHALGGMHALLWEGAELIGHASVVQRRLLHAGRALRAGYVEGVAVREDRRRRGHGASLMSALEKVIRGAYDLGALSSSDEALPFYAVRGWRLWEGPTFALTPLGIARTEEDDRGVYVLPVAARLKVAGELVCDWRDGDVW
- a CDS encoding GNAT family N-acetyltransferase codes for the protein MPDHSDAPEIRPATAAHLGAVAEIFAHYVTQTVITFTETPPTPDDWGRKLAELAERSLPFLVAEVNGQVAGFAYAGPWRAQPAYRHTAEDSIYLSPDHTGRGLGRALLEALLARCAEAGVRQLIAVIADADNDASPALHRKFGFRDAGRLTAVGHKHGRWLDTLLLQRDLPSSGPNRPLRPIR
- a CDS encoding NAD(P)/FAD-dependent oxidoreductase yields the protein MSSKKRVVIVGGGMAGARLAQQLGTAGDTVITVLAEEPHAPYNRVLLADVLAGRYPAEVIALPRPTDAVTWRGGVRVARVDRVARQVECEDGSATPYDVLVLATGSSPVLPPLRGLVAGLPDGVHAFRTLDDCLALREAVGEGSSAVVIGGGLLGVSAARALAARGAGVVVAQQGEHLMDRHLDVGAGRLLRAHLGASGVEVHTECRVRGLRTEAGRVRGVELADGYELAADLVVLACGVRPRTGLAREAGLALGARGGIAVDDRLRTSDPDVYAIGDCAEHDGVLYGLAGAAQEQADVLAGVLNGGENAAGYAGTRSLVRLTLPDGPLDLAAFGETTPSPGDDVVHLADATRGAYRKIVVRGDRLLGGILVGDLGSVGTLARTWEGDEPLPATPLLHLLTHDGGY
- a CDS encoding sulfotransferase family protein yields the protein MRHLTFIVGTGRSGSTLLSRILNLHPGILSLNELFASLQEPDRALPAEPVTGDAFWRILSDVNPVFDALIRAGVPLPEFLRPRPAAPALCLMALPHLTNEPDSVLDDLAREITRWPRRPAPAHYRAFFDLLSARFGRGDAVVERSGYSLHWIPRLRAAFPTARFVHLYRNGPDCALSMSRHVGYRVISLLRDPPADLTVPFDPAAAVARDLPVTRFGALWSELITEGVAHLDAVPPGLRTTMAYEDLLAAPDRELSRLAAFAGATSHASWLTAAGSLLDPTRQGASRHLAPDALAHLRASCAPGTRALARAR
- a CDS encoding AraC family transcriptional regulator, with product MDALTSLLDGPRARGAFLMRVVLTPPWAVEVRDEAPLTLVCAARGGAVIARGGGETWLAAGDVAVIRGPEPYVVGDDPATEPQAQIRPGGCSVGRDGTDLCEAFDLGVRTWGTAPDGPTELLIGTYQLHREVSGRLLRALPPVLLLRAGEWHSPLLTLLGAEMIRDEPGQEVVLDRVLDLLLISVLRAWFARPEAAAPAWYRAHGDPVVGRALRLIHDHPAHSWTVSSLAAKAGVSRAALARRFTGLVGEPPMTYLTGLRLEMAAELLREPHATVEAVARRVGYGSPFALSTAFKRERGVSPSEYRDRAGAEASQSSVGPGSGR
- the nirB gene encoding nitrite reductase large subunit NirB; its protein translation is MSTATENAPETIVLIGHGMVGQRFLEELADRGVTQRARVVVLCEEPRAAYDRVHLTSYFSGSSPDELSMVPEGFMEQHGIELHTDDPATAVDREARTVTARSGRTFRYDALVLATGSYPFVPPVPGKDSAGCFVYRTIEDVLAIEEYAKNCRAGLVVGGGLLGLEAAGALKGLGLETHIVEFNPRLMSIQVDEGGGAALRRTVEDMGLIVHTGVGGQEINADGDGAVTGMVLSDGSTVATDLVVFSAGVRPRDELARAAGLEVGERGGVVVDELCRTASDPAVFAIGECARAVDGVVYGLVAPGYEMAVAAAGAIADGAARTAEARTFAGADTSTKLKLLGVDVASFGDPHGRAEGCLDVVYSDSRSGVYKKLVIGRDGTLLGGVLVGDADSYGLLRPLTGSVPPAAPEQLVLPAGLAPATAIGPSALPDEAIICSCHNVSKGVIRGAVNDHACTTVPEVKKCTKAGTGCGSCVKTLGLLVNDELAANGVTVDTGLCGCFSQTRQELYEIVLALRLNSYQEVLDNHGRPEARGGDGCEICKPAVGSIFASLAPTIGADGYVLDGEQAALQDTNDHFLANMQKNGSYSVVPRVPGGEITPEKLIVIGEVARDFGLYTKITGGQRIDMFGASVDQLPMIWSRLVEAGFESGHAYGKALRTVKSCVGSTWCRYGVQDSVRMAIDLELRYRGLRSPHKLKSAVSGCARECAEAMGKDFGIIATANGWNLYVGGNGGATPRHADLLAQDLSDAELIRLIDRFLMFYIRTADRLERTSTWLERIPGGLDHVKDVVVHDSLGICDELEALMAAHVANYRDEWAETINDPEKLRRFVSFVNAPGAPDPTIKFVPERDQVKPDLTILAGPELPVRTLEGSSQR